The following proteins are encoded in a genomic region of Microscilla marina ATCC 23134:
- a CDS encoding DUF4407 domain-containing protein, protein MKRAFKNFIYYLANTDPQVVKHFAPQDRFIPDLIGMSVLLAALVSTCSVGYFLMSVFGGSTKQYIIVPIGCILYFFIIVMLDKGLFLAQSSKALMIRGAIVMCLVSVTSVPFKLALQDSKIETVMNNMHKQKQAQAYTGVAKLKADYRTQQQVLNNQLHELQSEKNRMERMRDAENSGLKLNGRSTGVEGKGKRWKQYNNQVKILQSRIQALKKTINKHQLDNTHQTTVAEEQFKIIKPEQDQSFISRYIAFKQVLSTSDEQERIAIKEFNVGMYMLFVLIELSPVFLKLLLGRANHIAIQTAQDSAFEKEGLRLRKAYMVEALRLAAPSAIDPNQITEGDIEDSIRQTNQVLKNNRDSYKSISGQY, encoded by the coding sequence GCCCCACAAGACCGATTCATTCCAGATTTAATCGGTATGTCAGTATTGCTTGCTGCCCTTGTATCTACTTGCTCAGTAGGATATTTTTTGATGAGCGTATTTGGAGGGAGCACCAAGCAATACATTATTGTGCCCATAGGTTGTATTCTCTATTTCTTCATTATTGTGATGCTCGACAAGGGTTTGTTTCTTGCCCAATCTAGCAAGGCATTAATGATACGTGGAGCTATAGTCATGTGCTTGGTGAGTGTAACGTCCGTTCCCTTCAAGTTGGCATTACAGGACTCTAAAATTGAGACAGTTATGAATAATATGCATAAGCAAAAACAGGCACAAGCATATACTGGTGTGGCAAAACTTAAAGCCGATTACCGAACACAACAACAAGTACTTAATAACCAGCTTCATGAGCTTCAGAGTGAGAAAAATAGAATGGAACGTATGCGGGATGCTGAAAATAGTGGCTTGAAGCTCAACGGACGAAGTACAGGAGTTGAAGGCAAGGGCAAAAGGTGGAAGCAATACAACAACCAGGTAAAAATTCTTCAATCTCGTATTCAAGCATTAAAGAAAACTATTAATAAGCACCAGTTAGACAATACTCACCAGACAACAGTAGCCGAAGAGCAGTTTAAAATCATAAAACCAGAACAAGATCAATCATTTATTTCACGATATATTGCCTTTAAACAAGTGCTTAGTACGAGTGACGAACAGGAGAGGATTGCCATAAAGGAATTTAACGTAGGGATGTATATGCTTTTTGTGCTGATTGAGTTAAGCCCCGTTTTTTTGAAGCTTTTGCTCGGAAGAGCCAATCACATTGCTATCCAAACGGCACAAGATTCTGCGTTTGAGAAAGAAGGTTTACGGTTACGGAAGGCATATATGGTAGAAGCGTTAAGGTTGGCAGCTCCTTCTGCCATAGACCCCAACCAAATTACAGAGGGAGATATAGAGGACAGTATTCGGCAAACCAACCAAGTACTCAAGAATAACCGAGATAGCTATAAATCAATTTCAGGACAATATTAA